In Streptomyces sp. Li-HN-5-11, the sequence GATGTCGAAGGCGCGGTAGCGCATCGCCTCCTCGAGGGTGATCTCCGCGCCGAGCGGGCCGCGCACCTTGGTGCCCGGGTCGCGCGACTCGTTCCGCAACTGACGGTTGCGGCGGATGATCGTGTACTCCAGCTCGGACGTCATCTCCGGCGCCGTGTGGTGGCGGCGGACGTCGACCTGCATCTCCATGTAGCGCTGGTGCTCGTTGGTGACGTGGAACAGGTCGCGCGGCAGCGCGTGGATGGGGCGCGGGTCGCCCAGCGCCTCGCAGTCCATGCCGATGACATGGGACACCACGTCGCGGACCGACCAGCCGGGACACGGCGTCCGCCGGTTCCACTCGCCCTCCACGAGCGGCTGCACCAGCTCGGATATCGCCTCCACGGAGTGGGTCCAGGCATCGGCGTAGGGCTGGAGGGTGGGATGCAGACTCACGGAACGGGACCCCTCGGCGGTTGGTACACGGGCAGGTGGTGGCGGCATTGCCAGTGGGAGGTGGCTGCTGATGTCGGCGGGCGTCTTGGACGTTAAGTTACGCTGCTGGAAGGCACCCCGGCAGTGCTTTCGTGTGACGATCGTAGGCCCGTATGGACAACTCGAATGCCAGGACGGTGGTAGTGTGCGCGCCTCGCTGATCCAACTCGCCGTGGAAGAGGGCGAATCGGTCGAATCGCGGCGGCGTCGGGTCGCCGCCCTGGTACGCGAGCAGACCGGGGCCGACCTGGTGGTGCTGCCGGAGCTGTGGACCACCGGCGCCTTCGCCTACGAGGAGTTCGGACGCGAGGCGGAGCCGCTGGAAGGGCCCACGTACGAGGCCATGGCCAAGGCGGCGAGCGACGCGGGCGTGTGGCTGCACGCCGGCTCCATCCCCGAGCGGGACCCGGAGGGACCTCTCTACAACACCTCCCTCGTCTTCACACCGGCCGGCGACCTGGCCGCCGCCTACCGCAAGATCCACCGCTTCGGCTTCGACAAGGGCGAGGCCGTGCTGATGGGCGCGGGCGGCGAGCTGGTGACGGCACGGCTGCCCGAGACCACCCTCGGTCTCGCCACCTGCTACGACCTCCGTTTCCCCGAACTCTTCCGCGGACTGGTCGACGCGGGTGCCGAGACCCTCGTCGTCCCGGCGGGCTGGCCGGAGCGCCGCCGGTCGCACTGGACGCTGCTGGCCCAGGCGCGGGCGGTCGAGAACCAGGCGTTCGTGCTCGCGTGTGGAACGGCCGGGACGCACGCGGGAGTTCCGCAGGCCGGTCACTCGATCGTGGTCGATCCCTGGGGCGAGGTGCTGGCCGAGGCGGGCGCCGACGAGGAGATCCTCACCGTCGACCTCGATCCCGGAAAGGCCGCGGCCACCCGGGAACAGTTCCCGGCCCTGAAGGACCGGGTACTGGGCCTGCGACCCCCGCACAACGCCTCCTAGCGGTCGTCCCGCTCCTCCCGGCCGTCCTCCGCCATCCCCTGGCCGTCCTCCGCCATCCCCTGGCCGTCCTCCCACGTCCCCCTAGCCCTCGTCCCGCTCCTCCCGCTCCTTCTCCGCAAGGTGGATCACGCACACCGCCACCGCGATCAGCAGCGCCGGGTCCGCGTCCTCCCGTACGACGTCGACCCCGTACGTCTCCACGACCGACAGCCACCGCCGGGAGATCACCGCCAGCAGCTCCCCGTCGTACTCGACGGCGAACTCCCGGTCGAGGATCTTTCCGCTGACGTCCAGCTCCGTCCCGTCCACCAGGGACACCCGGTAGTGGTTGCGCAGCAGCGACAGCCGCTTGCGCCGGATCTTCGCCAGGGCCTCCCCGCCCCGCTCGATCACCATGGTCTCCCGCAGGGAGAACATCTTCTGATGGATGTCGATCAGGACCCGTCCGTGGGCGTCCTTCAGCTCGAATGTGTCCCGCAGCCGCATCGCCTTGCCGTCGACGAGGAAGACCTTGTTGCCCTGCTCGTCCTCGATCCAGTAGTCGTCACCGATGCCGAGGATCCGGTCGCGCACGAGGAATCTCATGCCTCACCGCTTCCCCCGCGACAGCCCGGCGACGCCGCGGCTAGCCCGACGGGCTGACGAACCGGAAGGCCCGGCCGGGTGGCACCCTTGATCCCATGAACGACTCCGCGCCCCGACGCGCCCGTGTCCGCGCCCCCGAGCTGATCGGCAAGGGCGGCTGGCTGAACACGGGCGGCACCCCGTACACCCTCGCCGACCTGCGAGGACGCATGGTCATCCTGGACTTCTGGACGTTCTGCTGTGTGAACTGTCTGCATGTCCTGGACGAGCTGCGGGAGCTGGAGGACAAGCACCGGGACACGGTCGTCGTCATCGGCGTGCACTCGCCGAAGTTCGTGCACGAGGCCGAGCACCAGGCGGTCGTCGACGCCGTGGAGCGGTACGGGGTGGAGCATCCCGTGCTCGACGATCCCGAGCTCGCCACCTGGAAGCAGTACGCCGTGCGCGCGTGGCCCACGCTCGTCGTGATCGATCCCGAGGGGTACGTCGTCGCGCAGCACGCCGGGGAAGGGCATGTGCACGCCATCGAGCGACTGGTGACCGAGCTGGAGGCCGAGCACGAGGCCAAGGGCACGCTGCGGCGCGGGGACGGGCCGTACGTGGCGCCGGAGCCGGAGCCGACGGCGCTGCGCTTCCCGGGCAAGGCGCTGCTGCTGCCGTCGGGCACGTTCCTGGTCAGCGACACCACCCGGCACCAGCTGGTGGAGCTGGCGGTGGACGCCGAGACCGTCGTGCGCCGCATCGGCTCCGGGACGCGCGGTTTCACCGACGGCACGGCCGAGGCGGCCTCCTTCAACGAGCCGCAGGGCCTCGCGCTTCTCGACGACGGTTCGGTCGTCGTCGCCGACACCGTCAACCACGCGCTGCGGCGCCTGGACCTCGCCACCGGGCACGTCACCACCCTCGCGGGGACCGGCCGGCAGTGGTGGCAGGGGTCACCGACCTCCGGGCCCGCGCGCGAGGTCGACCTGTCCTCGCCCTGGGACGTCGCCTGGTGGAACGGCAGGGTGTGGATCGCCATGGCGGGCGTGCACCAGCTGTGGGCGTACGACCCGGCGGAGAAAACCGTCGCCGTCACCGCCGGCACCACCAACGAGGGGCTGGTGGACGGACCCGGCCACGAGGCCTGGTTCGCGCAGCCCTCCGGGCTCGCGGCCACGGAGGAGCGGCTGTGGCTCGCCGACTCCGAGACGTCCGCGCTGCGCTGGGTGGACCCGGACGGGCGCGTCCACACCGCCGTCGGCACCGGCCTGTTCGACTTCGGTCACCGCGACGGGGCCGCGGAACAGGCCCTGTTGCAGCACCCGCTGGGCGTGACGGCCCTGCCCGACGGCTCCGTCGCCGTCAGCGACACCTACAACCACGCGCTGCGCCGCTACGACCCGGCGACCGGCGAAGTGACCACGCTCGCCACGGACCTGCGGGAGCCGAGCGACGCCGTGCTCGTCGGCGACGACATCGTGGTCGTGGAGTCGGCCCGGCACCGGCTGACCCGGCTCCGGCTGCCTCAGGAGGCGGTACGGGTGGAGGCGGTGGCCCACCGCACCCAGCGGACCGCCACCGAAGTCGCCCCGGGCACGCTCCGGTTGGACGTGATCTTCCAGGCCCCGGTGGGTCAGAAGCTCGACACCCGTTACGGGCCCTCGACCCGGCTGCTGGTCTCCTCCGCCCCGCCGGACCTCCTGCTCGAGGGAGAGGGCGCGGGAACAGACCTGTCCCGCGCCCTGGAGCTCAACCCCGCCGTCCCGGAGGGTGTCCTGCACGTCTCCGCGATGGCGGCCTCGTGCGACGACGATCCGGCGACCGAGTATCCCGCCTGCCATGTGCACCAGCAGGACTGGGGCGTCCCGGTGCGGCTGGCCGAGGACGGCACGGGCCGGTTGCCGTTGGTTCTGGCCGGCCTGGACGACTGATCCGGCGACCGTCGGTCCGTCGCGTGGTCACACGCCGTACCCGTCGGTGTAGCCGTCGCGGGAGTGGTGGTGCCTGTCCTCCTCGACGACCGTCGTCGTGGGCGGCATCATCACGCGGCGGCGGCGCGCGATGCTGCTGAACGTGGTGACGCCGATCAGCCCGACGATCATGAGGATGATGCCGACCAGGTCGAGGTTGACCCCCTGCATGTGCCAGTCGGTCGCGAACGTGAGGATGGCTCCCACGGCGATGAGGATGATGCACCCGCCGAGGCCCATGACTTGTCGCCTCCTAGTCCGGTGTCAGGTCCGGTGGTTCCGGCCTGTTCCGGTCCCTTCCGGTCAACTCCGGGTACCCGGATGCCTGAGGAGCATGCGGAGGCCGCCCCCATGGGCCCGGCGAGGCGGCCCCCATGGGCCCGGCGAGGCGGCGCGCTCAGCTCTCCAGGAACGCCACCAGCGCGTTCGCCAGCAGGAACGGGTCGTCCGCGGCGCACAGTTCGCGGGCGCTGTGCATGGAGAGGATCGCCACGCCGATGTCGACGGTCCGGATGCCGTGCCGGGCCGCGGTGATCGGGCCGATGGTCGTGCCGCAGGGCATGGAGTTGTTGGAGACGAAGGACTGGAAGGGGACACCGGCCTTCTCGCAGGCCGCCGCGAACACCGCGCGGCCGGAACCGTCCGTCGCGTAGCGGTTGTTGACGTTGACCTTGAGGAGGGGGCCGCCGCCCGCGCGCGGGTGGTGCGTCGGGTCGTGCCGCTCGGCGTAGTTGGGGTGGACGGCGTGGCCGGTGTCGGAGGAGAGACAGACCGTGCCGGCGAAGGCGCGCGCCCGGTCCTCGTACGACCCTCCGCGCGCGAACACCGAACGCTCCAGCACGCCGCCGAGCAGCGGGCCGTCCGCTCCCGTGTCGGACTGGGAGCCGTTCTCCTCGTGGTCGAAGGCGGCCAGTACCGGGATGCACGGCAGCCCGCCGCCCCCGCCGGCCACCGCGGCGAGCGCCGCCGTGCCGGCGTGCACGGACAGCAGGTTGTCCATGCGCGGGCCTGCGAGGAGTTCCCGGTCGCGGCCCAGGTACGCGGGCGGCTCCACGGAGTGCACCATGAGGTCCCAGCCGGCGACCTCACCCGTCGGCAGGCCGGCCTCCTGCTCCAGGAACGCGATCAGGTCGCCGTCGCGGACGTCGTCGCCGAGGCCCCACACGGGCTGGAGATGGCGCTGCTTGTCGAGCTTGAGGCCTTCCGCCGACACGCTGCGGTCCAGGTGGATCGCCAGCTGGGGGACTCGCAGCAGCGGGCGGTCGACGTTCACCAGGCGGGTCGAGCCGTCGCGCAGGGTCAGCCGGCCGGCCAGGCCCAGGTCGCGGTCGAGCCATGAGTTCATCAGCGGGCCGCCGTAGATCTCCACGGCGACCTGGCGCCAGCCGTGCGCGCCGGTGTCGGGCAGCGGCTTCACGCGCAGGTTGGGCGAGTCGGTGTGCGCGCCGACGATGCGGAAGGGGGTGTGCGGCGCGGCCCCCTCGGGGACGTACCAGGCCACGATCGCCCCGCCCCGCAGTACGTACTTCCCGCCGCTCGTCCCGTCCCAGACGTCCGTCTCGGCAACCTGGCGGAAGCCGGCCTTCTCCAGCCGTTGTGCGGCGCTCGCCGCGGCGTGGTACGGCGACGGGCTCGCCGCCAGGAAGGACATGAGGTCGTCGGTGTGGCCGCGGTCGAAGCGCTGGCTTGTACTCATGGGTTCACCTTAACGACGGACGAGGGCCCGCTCCCGGCGATGGGGGGCGGGCCCTCGTGAGGACGCTGTGGAGGCCGGCCTAGAAGGCGGCCTCGTCCAGGTCCATGAGGTCGAGGTCGACGTTCTCCGACAGCTTGCGGGCCAGGGTGACGCCCGGCAGGACGTTGGCCGCGAAGAACTTCGCCGCCGCGATCTTGCCCTGGTAGAACGCCTTGTCCTTGGAGGAGGCCGTCTCGAGCTTCTCGGCGGCGACCGCCGCGCCCTTCAGCAGCAGGTAGCCGACGACCACGTCGCCGGAGGCCAGCAGCAGGCGGGTGGTGTTGAGGCCCACCTTGTAGATGTTCTTGACGTCCTGCTCGGTGGCCGCGAGGTCGGTCAGCATCAGGCCGACGACGGCCTCCAGCTCCACGGCGGCCTTGGCGAGGTGCTCGCGGGCTCCGGCCAGCTCCTCGCCGCCGGCGCCGACCGCCAGGAACTTCTTGATGTCCTCGGCGAGGGAGTTCAGCGCGGCACCCTGGTTGCGGACGATCTTCCGGAAGAAGAAGTCCTGGCCCTGGATCGCCGTGGTGCCCTCGTACAGGGTGTCGATCTTGGCGTCGCGGATGTACTGCTCGATCGGGTACTCCTGCAGGAAGCCGGAGCCGCCGAAGGTCTGCAGGGACTGGGCGAGCTGCTCGTAGCCCTTCTCGGAGCCGTAGCCCTTGACGATGGGCAGGAGGAGGTCGTTGAGCGCGTGCTCGGTCTTCGCGTCCTCACCGGTCGCCTCCTTGACGGCGATCGCGTCCTGGATGGAGGCGGTGTAGAGGACGAGGGCGCGCATGCCCTCCGCGTACGCCTTCTGCAGCATCAGCGAGCGGCGCACGTCGGGGTGGTGGGTGATGGTGACCTTGGGCGCGGTCTTGTCCATGAAGTTGGCCAGGTCGGGGCCCTGGACGCGCTCCTTGGCGTACTCCAGGGCGTTGAGGTAGCCCGTGGAGAGGGTGGAGATCGCCTTCGTGCCGACCATCATGCGGGCGAACTCGATGATGCGGAACATCTGGCGGATGCCGTCGTGCCTGTCGCCGATCAGCCAGCCCTTGGCGGGGTGCTTGTCGCCGAAGGTCATCTCGCAGGTGTTGGAGGCCTTCAGGCCCATCTTGTGCTCGACGTTCGTTGCGTAGACGCCGTTGCGCTCGCCGAGCTCGCCGGTCTCGAAGTCGAAGAGGTACTTCGGGACGAGGAAGAGGGACAGGCCCTTGGTGCCGGGGCCGGCGCCCTCGGGGCGGGCGAGGACGTAGTGGAGGATGTTCTCCTCCATGTCGTGCTCACCGGAGGTGATGAAGCGCTTCACGCCCTCGATGTGCCAGGAGCCGTCCTCCTGCTGGATGGCCTTGGTGCGGCCGGCGCCCACGTCGGAGCCGGCGTCCGGCTCGGTGAGCACCATGGTGGAGCCCCAGGTCCTCTCGACCGCGATCTTCGCGATCTTCTTCTGCTCCTCGGTGCCCTCCTCGAAGAGGATGCGGGCGAACGCCGGGCCGGAGGAGTACATCCACACGGCCGGGTTGGCGCCGAGGATCAGCTCCGCGTAGGCCCAGATCAGGGACGGGGGAGCGTTGGTGCCGCCGATCTCCTCGGGCAGGCCCAGGCGCCAGTACTCCGAGTCCATGAAGGCCTTGTAGCTCTTCTTGAAGCTCTCCGGCACCGGCGCGGTGTTGGTCTCCGGGTCGAAGACGGGCGGGTTGCGGTCGGCGTCCGCGAAGGACTCCGCCAGCTCGTTCTCCGCGAGACGGGTCAGCTCCTCGAGGATGCTCTTGGCGGTCTCGGTGTCCATCTCCTCGAACGGTCCGGTGCCGTACAGGCTGTCGCGGCCGAGTACCTCGAAGAGGTTGAACTCTATGTCGCGGAGATTCGACTTGTAGTGCCCCATGGCGACGGCTCCGTTAAGGACTCGGCGAGGCACTGTCTCCTCGCATCTGGTTCACGTACCAACTAGTAGCACCGATGATGCTACCCGTCGGTAATAAGAAGCAACCCCGATCGGTACATCTGTGACTCAGTACTCTTGCGGGCATGTACGGCTATGACCAGAGCGCGGGTGCACAGCAGGGGTACGTTCCGCCGCAGCAGCAGATGCCCGGAGGCGTCGGCGGTTACGGACAGCAGTCGCCCCTGTACCCGGAGCCGTCCCCGCCGTCGCTGGCCGACGCGGTGCGCGCCTTCACCACGGGGCAGATGGCCGCGGAGGACTTCCAGCAGATCTTCGCCACGTCGAAGGTGTACTGCCCGCGCGGTGACACCCCGGGCTTCCTCGCCCTGCACAACACCCAGCAGCCGGTGATCCCGATGTTCACCTCGCTGAAGGAACTGCGGCGGTACGCGGGCAAGGAGTCGAAGTACTTCGTGATCACCGGCGCCG encodes:
- a CDS encoding maleylpyruvate isomerase family mycothiol-dependent enzyme; translation: MSLHPTLQPYADAWTHSVEAISELVQPLVEGEWNRRTPCPGWSVRDVVSHVIGMDCEALGDPRPIHALPRDLFHVTNEHQRYMEMQVDVRRHHTAPEMTSELEYTIIRRNRQLRNESRDPGTKVRGPLGAEITLEEAMRYRAFDIWVHEQDLRAALGRPGNLDSPGAHVARDYLLDALPGVVAEKADAPRSSAIVFDVHGPVEFLRTIRVDIKGRGTLETAPALGPAASLTLDWETYVRLACGRVTPEGVADRVKAEGDPDLAAAILRNFTVTA
- a CDS encoding carbon-nitrogen family hydrolase, whose translation is MRASLIQLAVEEGESVESRRRRVAALVREQTGADLVVLPELWTTGAFAYEEFGREAEPLEGPTYEAMAKAASDAGVWLHAGSIPERDPEGPLYNTSLVFTPAGDLAAAYRKIHRFGFDKGEAVLMGAGGELVTARLPETTLGLATCYDLRFPELFRGLVDAGAETLVVPAGWPERRRSHWTLLAQARAVENQAFVLACGTAGTHAGVPQAGHSIVVDPWGEVLAEAGADEEILTVDLDPGKAAATREQFPALKDRVLGLRPPHNAS
- a CDS encoding LURP-one-related family protein: MRFLVRDRILGIGDDYWIEDEQGNKVFLVDGKAMRLRDTFELKDAHGRVLIDIHQKMFSLRETMVIERGGEALAKIRRKRLSLLRNHYRVSLVDGTELDVSGKILDREFAVEYDGELLAVISRRWLSVVETYGVDVVREDADPALLIAVAVCVIHLAEKEREERDEG
- a CDS encoding NHL domain-containing thioredoxin family protein, whose amino-acid sequence is MNDSAPRRARVRAPELIGKGGWLNTGGTPYTLADLRGRMVILDFWTFCCVNCLHVLDELRELEDKHRDTVVVIGVHSPKFVHEAEHQAVVDAVERYGVEHPVLDDPELATWKQYAVRAWPTLVVIDPEGYVVAQHAGEGHVHAIERLVTELEAEHEAKGTLRRGDGPYVAPEPEPTALRFPGKALLLPSGTFLVSDTTRHQLVELAVDAETVVRRIGSGTRGFTDGTAEAASFNEPQGLALLDDGSVVVADTVNHALRRLDLATGHVTTLAGTGRQWWQGSPTSGPAREVDLSSPWDVAWWNGRVWIAMAGVHQLWAYDPAEKTVAVTAGTTNEGLVDGPGHEAWFAQPSGLAATEERLWLADSETSALRWVDPDGRVHTAVGTGLFDFGHRDGAAEQALLQHPLGVTALPDGSVAVSDTYNHALRRYDPATGEVTTLATDLREPSDAVLVGDDIVVVESARHRLTRLRLPQEAVRVEAVAHRTQRTATEVAPGTLRLDVIFQAPVGQKLDTRYGPSTRLLVSSAPPDLLLEGEGAGTDLSRALELNPAVPEGVLHVSAMAASCDDDPATEYPACHVHQQDWGVPVRLAEDGTGRLPLVLAGLDD
- a CDS encoding DUF6458 family protein, translating into MGLGGCIILIAVGAILTFATDWHMQGVNLDLVGIILMIVGLIGVTTFSSIARRRRVMMPPTTTVVEEDRHHHSRDGYTDGYGV
- a CDS encoding M18 family aminopeptidase; this encodes MSTSQRFDRGHTDDLMSFLAASPSPYHAAASAAQRLEKAGFRQVAETDVWDGTSGGKYVLRGGAIVAWYVPEGAAPHTPFRIVGAHTDSPNLRVKPLPDTGAHGWRQVAVEIYGGPLMNSWLDRDLGLAGRLTLRDGSTRLVNVDRPLLRVPQLAIHLDRSVSAEGLKLDKQRHLQPVWGLGDDVRDGDLIAFLEQEAGLPTGEVAGWDLMVHSVEPPAYLGRDRELLAGPRMDNLLSVHAGTAALAAVAGGGGGLPCIPVLAAFDHEENGSQSDTGADGPLLGGVLERSVFARGGSYEDRARAFAGTVCLSSDTGHAVHPNYAERHDPTHHPRAGGGPLLKVNVNNRYATDGSGRAVFAAACEKAGVPFQSFVSNNSMPCGTTIGPITAARHGIRTVDIGVAILSMHSARELCAADDPFLLANALVAFLES
- a CDS encoding acyl-CoA dehydrogenase, whose protein sequence is MGHYKSNLRDIEFNLFEVLGRDSLYGTGPFEEMDTETAKSILEELTRLAENELAESFADADRNPPVFDPETNTAPVPESFKKSYKAFMDSEYWRLGLPEEIGGTNAPPSLIWAYAELILGANPAVWMYSSGPAFARILFEEGTEEQKKIAKIAVERTWGSTMVLTEPDAGSDVGAGRTKAIQQEDGSWHIEGVKRFITSGEHDMEENILHYVLARPEGAGPGTKGLSLFLVPKYLFDFETGELGERNGVYATNVEHKMGLKASNTCEMTFGDKHPAKGWLIGDRHDGIRQMFRIIEFARMMVGTKAISTLSTGYLNALEYAKERVQGPDLANFMDKTAPKVTITHHPDVRRSLMLQKAYAEGMRALVLYTASIQDAIAVKEATGEDAKTEHALNDLLLPIVKGYGSEKGYEQLAQSLQTFGGSGFLQEYPIEQYIRDAKIDTLYEGTTAIQGQDFFFRKIVRNQGAALNSLAEDIKKFLAVGAGGEELAGAREHLAKAAVELEAVVGLMLTDLAATEQDVKNIYKVGLNTTRLLLASGDVVVGYLLLKGAAVAAEKLETASSKDKAFYQGKIAAAKFFAANVLPGVTLARKLSENVDLDLMDLDEAAF
- a CDS encoding SseB family protein, which translates into the protein MYGYDQSAGAQQGYVPPQQQMPGGVGGYGQQSPLYPEPSPPSLADAVRAFTTGQMAAEDFQQIFATSKVYCPRGDTPGFLALHNTQQPVIPMFTSLKELRRYAGKESKYFVITGAEVIDLLPTGYGFVLDMEGEHRIVFDAKAVEQMVDFAMRRMYG